Genomic window (Syntrophales bacterium):
TGGGGTGTTCACATGAATCCAGAACTGATTGATACGCTGGTGGTAAAAAACGAGACGAAGATCGTTTTCCTGATTATGGACGGCCTCGGCGGCCTGCCCATGGGAGGGAGGGATCAGACGGAGCTGGAAGCGGCAAGGACCCCTTACCTCGATGCCCTAACTAAGAAGTCCATCTGCGGGCTTCTTGACCCGATTGGCTACGGAATCACACCGGGAAGCGGCCCGGCCCACTTTGCCCTCTTTGGGTATGACCCCATCAAAAACAATGTGGGGCGCGGCCTCCTGTCGGCGGCAGGGATTGATTTTCCCATGACGGCGAGGGACCTCTTTATGCGGGTCAACTTTGCAACCATTGACCATCAGGGCAGGGTCACGGACAGACGGGCAGGCCGCATAGATAATGAAACCAATCGGAGGCTCTGCCGGAAGCTTCAGGAACAGATCCGCCTGACATCCGGTATGGAGGTCTTCTTTGAGACGGAAAAGGAACACCGGGCATTGTTTGTCCTCCGGGGAGATGAACTCCGGGAAGAGATCGAGGAAACGGACCCCCAGAAGATCGGGGTACTCCCTCTTCCTCCCCGACCCTTGATACGAGAGGCAGAAAATACCGCCGCTGCCATCGCAGAGCTTGTAGAAAAAGCAAAGGAGTCCCTTGGCGACGAGAAAAAGGCAAACATGGTCCTTCTGCGGGGCTATGCCAGGTACCGCCACTTTCCCAGTATCAGCGAGAGATTCGGCCTCAATCCCCTCGCCATTGCCAATTATCCCATGTACAGGGGGATCGCCCGGCTTCTCGGGATGACGGTTAATACCGGGGCGAACACCATCGAAGATGAATTTGATATCCTCTGTGAGAACTACCAGCATTTCGACTTCTTCTTTATTCATGTCAAGGATACCGATTCGCGGGGGGAAGATGGAAATTTTGCGGAAAAGGTCAGCGTGATCGAAAAGGTAGATTCTCTGATCCCCCTGATTACCGACCTCCATCCCCATGTCCTGGTGGTTACAGGGGACCATTCCACGCCGGCAGCCCTGGCCTCTCATAGCTGGCATCCCTTGCCGGTCCTGCTGTTATCGGATACCTGCCGACCGGACAGGGTAGAGCGATTCGGGGAAAGGGATTGCATCAACGGTGGTCTCGGGCGGATGCCAATGGTTTACCTCATGGGTCTGGCACTTGCCCATGCTAAAAGGTTAACGAAATTCGGGGCCTGACAGATCCATAGCCTTCCAGACGATCTCGGCGATATCGAGAGAGGTCATGCTTTCTTCCCTGTTACGGTCCTTGATCCCGTCAGTCAGCATGGTGAGGCAGAAGGGACAGCCCACGGCGATTGTATCTGCTTTTGCCGCAATAGCCTGATCGGTCCTCATATCGTTGATCCTCTCCCCTACATCTTCTTCCATCCACATCCTGGCACCGCCGGCACCACAGCAGAAGCTCCTCGCATGGTTTCGCTCCATCTCTGTCAGTTTCATGCCGGGAATGGCCTCAAGAATCCCTCTCGGCTGATCATAAATATTGTTGTACCTGCCGAGGAAACAGGAATCGTGATAGGTGAACAACCCTTCCAGTGGTTTTTTCACCCTGATCTTACCACGGGCAATGAGATCGGCGAGGAACTCGGTATGATGGTACACTTCATAGTTGCCACCAAATTGGGGATAATCCTTCTTGATGATATTATACCCATGGGGACAGGTGGTGATGATCTTCTTTACACCGTAACCGTTCATCGTTTCAATGTTTGCCTGGGCAATTATCTGGTAGAGATACTCATTACCTCCCCTCATGGCCGAATCGCCACAGCACCCCTCTTCGGCCCCGAGGATACCGAAGCTGACACCAGCCACCTGAAGGATACGGGCGAAGGCCACGGAGACCTTCTTCCCCCGGTCATCAAACGATCCGGCACACCCTACATAGAACAGGTATTCCACATGGGGATCTTCCGTTAGAGTCTTGATACCTAAGTCTTTGGCCCAATCGGCCCGCGTGTGAGAGCCTATACCCCAGGGGTTGGAGTTATTTTCCATGTTACGGAATGCTGTCTGAAGTGCGGAGGGGAATTTACTCTCCATTAAAACCAGATAGCGCCGCATATCGTCAATCTTGTTTATATGTTCAATAGCCACCGGGCATATCTCCATACAGGCCATGCAATTGGTGCAGTCCCAGATCTCTTCCTCGGTAACCACCTCACCGATCATGGTCTGTCCTTCTCCCCCTTCCTGCTTTTCCCCTCCCTTTTCCGCAAGCAGATAGTTTGCCGAGGTGAAGAGGTGTTTCTTGAGGTTTTGAACGACCTCTTCCGGTTTTAGATGCTTCCCGCTGTTACTGGCGGGACAGTTGTCGGTACAACGTCCGCACTCCGTGCAGGCATACAGATCGAGGAGGTGTTTCCAGGAGAATTCTGTAATTTTTGAGATGCCGAAACTTTCCGCCTCTTCCATGTCCGTGATCGGCTGGAGAGAACCTTGGGGGCCTGTGGAATGGAAAAAGAGATTGAAGTGAGAGGCAAGGATATGGAGGTGCTTGGAGTAGAGGATGTAAATCCCGAAGCCGAATACCACTGTCATGTGTACCCACCAGAAAATCTGGAAAAGAATGTAAGCCTTGTCCTGCAAACCCATTTTCAAAAAAATATTTGCCAGGGCCATGCCTACAAAAGCCCATTCGGTGAAAGGTGTTTCTCCTGAGAGGAGGCGAAAACCCTCCATGAAGAAGCTCAGGAGCATCAAGGAAAAAACCATAATCAAGATGATTCCCGCTTCCAGGGACAGTTTCAAACGGGAAGGCCTGATGATGTAACGTCTGATTGCCGCCCAGATAATCGAGGTAATAACAGTCAGGCCGGCAATGTCTAAGAGGAGAAAAAACAGGTTATTAAAGGTTTCTCCGAAAAGGGCGGGGGATAATCTCTCGTAAAATCCTTCCGCAATATGAAAGCCATAACTGATAACAAAAAGAGAAAAGCCGTAGAATAAGAGCATGTGTCCTACGCCAGCAAAGTCGCCTTTTGTCACGTGTTTCAGAACACAGCGCTGAGGGAGTACCTGACCGAGAGCGAATTTCAACCGCTTGCCGATCTGGTCAGATCTGTCTTCCGCCTTTCCTAATTTAAGGAGGGCGATAAGGAATTTCGCTCTCCTACTAAAAGCAACAACGGTGATACATATCAACAATAAAAGAAAGATCTTACCCGCAATCGGTAACATGAGCAATCTCCTTGTAAAATTTTACTACTGTCCATCCCGAGAGGAGAGGGTGGTATCTCTGCTGCATGATGAGGTATGACGCACCTGACGCAGGCTAAAGCCTGCGGCTACGGCTAAAAAACCGGGGGCGGCCAACGCCACTCCCGGTTTCCATCCCTTATTCCGCGAGCAATTTCTTGCACGCTTCTGTCAGCTCCGGAACGACCTTGAAGAGGTCGTCCACCACACCGTAATCGGCCTTTGTGAAGATCGGGGCCCCCGGGTCC
Coding sequences:
- a CDS encoding 2,3-bisphosphoglycerate-independent phosphoglycerate mutase — translated: MNPELIDTLVVKNETKIVFLIMDGLGGLPMGGRDQTELEAARTPYLDALTKKSICGLLDPIGYGITPGSGPAHFALFGYDPIKNNVGRGLLSAAGIDFPMTARDLFMRVNFATIDHQGRVTDRRAGRIDNETNRRLCRKLQEQIRLTSGMEVFFETEKEHRALFVLRGDELREEIEETDPQKIGVLPLPPRPLIREAENTAAAIAELVEKAKESLGDEKKANMVLLRGYARYRHFPSISERFGLNPLAIANYPMYRGIARLLGMTVNTGANTIEDEFDILCENYQHFDFFFIHVKDTDSRGEDGNFAEKVSVIEKVDSLIPLITDLHPHVLVVTGDHSTPAALASHSWHPLPVLLLSDTCRPDRVERFGERDCINGGLGRMPMVYLMGLALAHAKRLTKFGA
- a CDS encoding (Fe-S)-binding protein, which codes for MLPIAGKIFLLLLICITVVAFSRRAKFLIALLKLGKAEDRSDQIGKRLKFALGQVLPQRCVLKHVTKGDFAGVGHMLLFYGFSLFVISYGFHIAEGFYERLSPALFGETFNNLFFLLLDIAGLTVITSIIWAAIRRYIIRPSRLKLSLEAGIILIMVFSLMLLSFFMEGFRLLSGETPFTEWAFVGMALANIFLKMGLQDKAYILFQIFWWVHMTVVFGFGIYILYSKHLHILASHFNLFFHSTGPQGSLQPITDMEEAESFGISKITEFSWKHLLDLYACTECGRCTDNCPASNSGKHLKPEEVVQNLKKHLFTSANYLLAEKGGEKQEGGEGQTMIGEVVTEEEIWDCTNCMACMEICPVAIEHINKIDDMRRYLVLMESKFPSALQTAFRNMENNSNPWGIGSHTRADWAKDLGIKTLTEDPHVEYLFYVGCAGSFDDRGKKVSVAFARILQVAGVSFGILGAEEGCCGDSAMRGGNEYLYQIIAQANIETMNGYGVKKIITTCPHGYNIIKKDYPQFGGNYEVYHHTEFLADLIARGKIRVKKPLEGLFTYHDSCFLGRYNNIYDQPRGILEAIPGMKLTEMERNHARSFCCGAGGARMWMEEDVGERINDMRTDQAIAAKADTIAVGCPFCLTMLTDGIKDRNREESMTSLDIAEIVWKAMDLSGPEFR